A genomic stretch from Marinimicrobium sp. C6131 includes:
- the smc gene encoding chromosome segregation protein SMC: MRLKCIKLVGFKSFVDPTTVNFPSNLCAVVGPNGCGKSNIIDAVRWVMGESSAKNLRGEAMTDVIFNGSNARKPVGQASIELVFDNSDKTVQGEYAAFNEISIKRKVTRDAQNFYYLNGTKCRRRDITDIFLGTGLGPRSYAIIEQGMISRLIEAKPEELRVYIEEAAGISKYKERRRDTENRMRRTQENLERLTDIRDELERQLSRLQRQAQAAEKYTEYKKEERLLKAQLQALKYRNLDDQAKTKQTGIRDLELRMESFVTDQVNKDTQIEKCRSQYTELQDKFNEVQGRYYAIGADIARIEQTIQHAQERSRQLQTDLEQTERDSREAEDSLQFDREKAEGWEAELMEIEPELELVRAAEESSGDALQESEEAMQRWQSEWDAFNQRAAEPRQRAEVQQSRIQHLEQVQQRLLQRIEKLKEEKSNLQLGSDDEEIEQLNEQLAELDLVVEEKRGRSEALGEELDARRESNNRLADELDQARSKLQSLRGRHASLEALQQAALGEKSEAVADWLAEQQLTDQPRVAETLTVSDGWDKAVETALGNSLQAVCVDGFDAVANTLAGLSQGELVLMDTARRPGASTGDKAERLLDKVQADWDLSELLHGVYIAEDLPSALALRSQLEAGESVITRDGLWLGPQWLKVARDTDASDGVIARRQELEELDASIAELEETVARLDEARTEGREAVQTLERERETLRRESDEQSRRAGELRAQLSAKQARIEQISVRRERTETEIREASEQLDQEGEQLAEARMILSEAIESMEMDTDERERLLQQRDEIRSGLDQARQKARHDRDKAHEMAMRAQSLKTQLDSIRLGISRLQEQTQRLRERKEQLLEALGEARDPAEEHQLELEANLDKRLAVEGELSEARRALEEVEQELRTAEQARHKAEQEVQAVRAHLEQERLAAQTFEVQRAGLAQQLKEDEFDLETLLAELPEDAEVKPLEQELEQVAGRIARLGAINLAAIDEYQTESERKQYLDAQDEDLREALETLENAIRKIDRETRTRFKETFDEVNKSLQELFPKVFGGGHAYLELTGEDLLDTGIAIMARPPGKRNSTIHLLSGGEKALTAIALVFSIFRLNPAPFCMLDEVDAPLDDANVGRYARMVEEMAQHVQFIYITHNKIAMEMAHQLMGVTMHEPGVSRLVTVDVDEAAELAAV; this comes from the coding sequence ATGCGCCTCAAGTGTATCAAGCTGGTCGGTTTTAAATCCTTCGTCGACCCGACCACGGTCAACTTTCCCAGCAATCTGTGCGCGGTAGTGGGCCCCAATGGCTGCGGCAAGTCCAATATTATCGACGCCGTCCGCTGGGTGATGGGGGAGTCCTCCGCCAAGAACCTGCGCGGCGAAGCCATGACGGATGTCATTTTCAATGGCTCCAACGCCCGCAAACCCGTGGGACAGGCCTCCATTGAGCTGGTTTTTGACAACTCCGACAAGACGGTTCAGGGCGAATACGCCGCGTTCAATGAAATCTCCATCAAGCGGAAAGTGACCCGCGATGCCCAGAATTTCTACTACCTGAACGGCACCAAATGCCGCCGCCGCGATATCACCGATATTTTCCTGGGCACCGGTCTTGGTCCGCGTAGCTATGCCATCATCGAACAGGGGATGATTTCGCGGTTGATCGAAGCCAAGCCGGAAGAGCTGCGGGTCTATATCGAAGAAGCGGCAGGGATTTCAAAGTACAAGGAGCGGCGCCGTGACACCGAAAACCGCATGCGCCGCACCCAGGAGAACCTCGAGCGCCTGACCGATATTCGCGACGAGCTGGAGCGCCAGCTCAGTCGTCTGCAGCGCCAGGCCCAGGCGGCGGAGAAGTATACGGAATACAAAAAAGAGGAACGTCTGCTCAAGGCCCAGTTACAGGCGCTGAAGTATCGCAATCTGGATGATCAGGCCAAGACCAAGCAGACCGGCATTCGCGACCTGGAGCTACGCATGGAATCCTTCGTCACCGACCAGGTGAACAAGGACACCCAGATCGAGAAATGTCGCAGCCAGTACACCGAACTTCAGGACAAGTTCAACGAGGTTCAGGGCCGTTATTACGCCATCGGGGCGGACATTGCCCGCATCGAGCAGACCATCCAGCACGCCCAGGAACGCAGCCGCCAACTGCAGACCGACCTGGAGCAGACCGAACGGGACAGCCGCGAAGCCGAGGACAGCCTGCAGTTCGACCGGGAAAAGGCCGAGGGCTGGGAAGCGGAGCTGATGGAGATCGAGCCGGAATTGGAGCTGGTGCGCGCCGCCGAGGAATCCTCCGGCGATGCCCTGCAGGAATCCGAAGAAGCCATGCAGCGCTGGCAGAGTGAGTGGGACGCCTTCAACCAGCGAGCGGCGGAGCCACGGCAGCGGGCGGAAGTGCAGCAATCCCGGATTCAACACCTGGAGCAGGTCCAGCAGCGCTTGTTGCAGCGGATTGAAAAACTCAAGGAAGAGAAGTCCAATCTCCAGTTGGGCTCTGATGATGAAGAAATCGAACAGCTGAACGAGCAACTGGCCGAACTGGACCTGGTGGTCGAGGAAAAACGCGGCCGCAGCGAAGCGCTGGGCGAGGAACTGGACGCTCGCCGGGAGAGCAACAACCGCTTGGCCGACGAACTCGATCAGGCGCGCAGCAAGCTGCAGAGCCTGCGCGGTCGCCACGCCTCCCTGGAAGCCCTGCAGCAGGCGGCCCTGGGCGAGAAAAGCGAAGCGGTGGCCGACTGGCTGGCGGAGCAGCAACTCACCGATCAGCCCCGGGTGGCCGAGACCCTGACCGTATCGGACGGCTGGGACAAGGCCGTCGAAACCGCCCTGGGCAACAGCCTTCAGGCCGTCTGCGTAGACGGTTTTGATGCCGTGGCCAATACTCTGGCCGGGCTCAGTCAGGGCGAACTGGTGTTGATGGACACCGCCCGCCGGCCGGGCGCCAGTACCGGCGACAAGGCGGAACGCCTGCTCGACAAGGTGCAGGCCGACTGGGACCTGAGCGAGCTGCTGCACGGCGTCTACATCGCCGAAGACCTACCCTCCGCCCTGGCCCTGCGCTCACAGCTGGAGGCCGGCGAGTCGGTCATTACCCGCGACGGCCTGTGGCTCGGCCCCCAGTGGCTGAAAGTGGCCCGGGACACCGACGCCAGCGATGGTGTGATCGCCCGTCGCCAGGAACTGGAAGAGCTGGACGCCAGTATTGCCGAACTGGAAGAAACGGTTGCCCGGCTGGATGAGGCCCGCACCGAAGGGCGTGAAGCCGTCCAGACGCTGGAGCGTGAGCGGGAAACCCTGCGCCGTGAGTCTGACGAGCAGAGTCGGCGCGCGGGAGAGCTTCGGGCCCAGTTGAGCGCCAAGCAGGCCCGTATCGAACAGATCAGTGTGCGCCGGGAGCGCACCGAAACGGAAATCCGCGAGGCCAGCGAACAGCTGGATCAGGAGGGCGAACAGCTGGCTGAGGCCCGCATGATCCTCAGCGAAGCCATCGAATCCATGGAAATGGACACCGATGAGCGCGAGCGCCTGTTGCAGCAGCGCGATGAAATTCGCAGCGGCCTGGACCAGGCCCGGCAAAAGGCCCGGCACGATCGCGACAAGGCCCATGAAATGGCCATGCGCGCCCAGTCATTGAAAACCCAGTTGGACAGTATCCGCCTGGGTATCAGTCGGCTGCAGGAACAGACCCAGCGGCTGCGCGAGCGCAAAGAGCAGTTACTCGAGGCGCTCGGCGAAGCGCGGGATCCCGCTGAAGAGCATCAGTTGGAGCTGGAAGCCAACCTGGACAAACGGCTCGCCGTCGAAGGCGAGCTGAGCGAGGCCCGGCGCGCGCTGGAAGAGGTCGAGCAGGAATTGCGCACCGCCGAGCAGGCCCGGCACAAGGCCGAGCAGGAAGTCCAGGCCGTGCGCGCCCATCTGGAGCAGGAGCGCCTGGCCGCACAGACCTTTGAAGTCCAGCGGGCCGGACTCGCCCAGCAACTCAAAGAAGATGAATTCGATCTGGAGACGCTGCTGGCGGAGCTGCCCGAGGATGCCGAGGTGAAACCTCTGGAGCAGGAACTGGAGCAGGTGGCCGGCCGCATTGCGCGCCTGGGGGCGATCAACCTGGCGGCGATTGACGAGTACCAGACCGAGTCCGAGCGCAAACAATACCTGGATGCCCAGGACGAGGATCTGCGCGAGGCCCTGGAAACCCTGGAAAACGCCATCCGCAAAATTGACCGCGAGACCCGCACCCGCTTCAAGGAGACCTTTGACGAGGTCAACAAGTCCCTACAGGAGCTGTTCCCGAAAGTGTTCGGTGGTGGGCACGCTTATCTGGAACTTACCGGTGAAGATTTACTCGATACCGGTATTGCCATTATGGCGCGGCCTCCGGGCAAGCGGAACAGCACCATTCACCTGCTCTCGGGCGGGGAGAAGGCACTGACCGCCATTGCGCTGGTGTTCTCGATTTTCCGTCTGAACCCGGCACCGTTCTGTATGCTGGACGAAGTGGACGCGCCGCTGGATGACGCCAACGTGGGGCGTTACGCCCGCATGGTGGAAGAGATGGCCCAGCACGTGCAATTCATTTACATTACACACAACAAGATTGCCATGGAGATGGCGCACCAACTGATGGGTGTTACCATGCACGAGCCGGGCGTTTCCCGCCTGGTGACCGTGGATGTGGACGAAGCCGCGGAACTGGCAGCGGTATAA
- the zipA gene encoding cell division protein ZipA gives MGDWLTILIILLILGILLDGWRRMHNARKDSLKVSPSMRRSAGQSRSEADDYSAELPNGGARVVAYRETPEDERPFHRAPVDEVDDDLEFDDSADDREEDREEDGELAEDDEANLDEQLAELDGLDGETPESDTRPPATSRLSSDRQRSDTHRGIPEQVTLNLDESVPILMETTGDDTFEDDPERIEPTLGGSADSAPAKARAAQPETARPARPEPRKPEPPTAKPARPAAPKPESRKPEKAAAAARKPRPDDAPKAPPQPEEVLIVNVMAPSGEQFRGDALLDSLVSAGLRFGDMNIFHRYEGAKGGGPILFSLANMVKPGVFDLDTMADFTTPGVSLFMTLPLEERVELENVEVFDEMLEAARAIALELGGELKDENRSVMTRQTQEHCRQRIHEFERKQLSRMPH, from the coding sequence ATGGGTGACTGGCTGACGATACTGATTATCTTGCTGATCCTCGGGATTCTGCTCGATGGCTGGCGGCGCATGCACAATGCCCGGAAGGACTCCCTGAAAGTCTCTCCGTCGATGCGTCGCTCTGCAGGGCAAAGCCGCTCGGAGGCCGACGATTACAGCGCCGAGCTGCCCAATGGCGGGGCCCGGGTCGTGGCTTATCGTGAGACGCCGGAAGACGAGCGTCCGTTTCACCGTGCGCCGGTCGACGAAGTCGACGACGATCTTGAATTCGATGATAGTGCAGACGACAGGGAAGAGGACCGTGAAGAGGACGGGGAGTTGGCCGAGGATGACGAGGCGAACCTCGACGAGCAACTGGCCGAGTTGGACGGCCTGGATGGCGAAACTCCCGAGTCTGACACCCGACCACCGGCCACCTCGCGCCTGTCTTCCGATCGTCAGCGCTCTGACACCCACCGGGGTATTCCGGAGCAGGTCACACTGAATCTGGACGAGTCGGTGCCCATCCTGATGGAAACCACCGGCGACGATACCTTTGAGGACGACCCGGAGCGGATCGAGCCCACCCTGGGCGGGAGTGCGGACAGTGCACCCGCCAAGGCCAGGGCCGCCCAGCCGGAGACGGCCAGGCCAGCGCGCCCCGAGCCGCGCAAGCCCGAGCCGCCGACGGCGAAGCCCGCCAGGCCTGCAGCGCCCAAACCCGAATCCCGCAAGCCTGAGAAGGCGGCCGCAGCGGCCCGCAAGCCCAGACCCGACGACGCACCCAAGGCGCCACCGCAACCCGAAGAAGTGCTGATAGTGAACGTGATGGCACCCAGTGGCGAGCAGTTCCGGGGTGATGCCCTGCTGGATTCTCTGGTATCAGCGGGCCTGCGCTTCGGGGACATGAACATTTTCCACCGCTACGAAGGGGCCAAAGGCGGCGGCCCGATTCTGTTCAGTCTGGCCAATATGGTCAAACCGGGCGTTTTCGATCTGGACACCATGGCGGACTTCACCACACCCGGGGTCAGCCTGTTTATGACGTTGCCTCTCGAAGAGCGCGTTGAACTGGAAAACGTGGAAGTGTTCGATGAAATGCTCGAGGCGGCTCGGGCCATCGCCCTTGAACTGGGGGGTGAACTCAAGGATGAAAATCGCAGCGTCATGACCCGGCAGACCCAGGAGCATTGCCGCCAGCGAATTCACGAGTTCGAGCGCAAGCAACTTTCCCGGATGCCGCACTAG
- the ligA gene encoding NAD-dependent DNA ligase LigA yields the protein MAKSTSAVPAETSARAQALRAEIQEHNYRYYALDEPRIPDAAYDRLMRELQALEAEYPELVTPDSPTQRVGQTPLSAFATVTHELPMLSLDNAFDEEDLIAFDRRVRERLQDEATIEYACEPKLDGIAVSLLYRDGLLVRGATRGDGTQGEDITQNVRTIDSIPLKLRGSGYPRVLEVRGEIYMPKAGFEALNEKAREKGEKLFVNPRNAAAGSLRQLDARITATRPLEMCAYSVGYVEDGEVPAKHSETLEAFRDWGLKINREMRVVQGVEACIEYYRQLGERRAQLDYDIDGIVFKVNRRDLQEELGFVARAPRWAIAYKFPAQEEMTRLLDVEFQVGRTGAVTPVARLEPVFVGGVTVSNATLHNRDEIERLGVKIGDTVIVRRAGDVIPQIVSVVADRRPDDARDIEFPDHCPVCGSPVERVPGEAVARCDGGLICAAQRKEAIKHFVSRKALDVDGLGDKLVDQLVEKGLVNAVADLYHLTREDLIGLERMGEKSADNLLNALEASKQTTLAKFIYALGIREVGEATARNLAQYYGSLDALAEADEQHLQQVEDIGPVVAHFVAEFFDQPHNRDAVQALRDAGVHWPEQAPIDRDALPLSGLTYVLTGALESLTRDEAKERLQALGAKVAGSVSKKTDYLVAGPGAGSKLKKAEELDVDIMDEAGLLALLAKWEQT from the coding sequence ATGGCCAAGTCCACCTCCGCCGTTCCGGCCGAGACCAGCGCCCGGGCGCAAGCGCTCCGGGCCGAGATTCAGGAACACAACTACCGCTACTACGCGCTGGACGAGCCCCGGATTCCCGATGCGGCTTACGACCGGCTGATGCGCGAGTTGCAGGCGCTGGAAGCCGAGTATCCCGAGCTGGTGACGCCGGATTCACCCACCCAGCGGGTCGGCCAGACACCGCTGAGCGCGTTTGCGACCGTCACCCACGAACTGCCGATGCTCTCCCTCGACAACGCCTTCGACGAGGAAGACCTGATCGCGTTCGACCGCCGGGTGCGGGAACGATTGCAGGATGAGGCGACCATCGAATACGCCTGCGAGCCCAAGCTCGACGGAATTGCCGTGAGCCTGCTGTACCGCGACGGGTTACTGGTGCGCGGCGCGACCCGGGGCGACGGCACTCAGGGTGAGGACATTACCCAGAACGTCCGCACCATCGATTCCATTCCCCTGAAATTGCGCGGCTCGGGGTACCCCCGGGTTCTGGAAGTGCGCGGTGAAATTTACATGCCCAAGGCCGGCTTCGAGGCACTGAATGAAAAGGCCCGGGAGAAGGGCGAAAAACTGTTCGTCAACCCGCGCAATGCGGCGGCCGGCAGCCTGCGCCAGCTCGATGCGCGGATTACCGCCACCCGTCCTCTGGAAATGTGTGCCTACAGCGTGGGCTATGTCGAGGATGGCGAAGTGCCCGCCAAACACTCGGAAACGCTTGAGGCTTTCCGCGACTGGGGGCTCAAAATCAACCGGGAAATGCGAGTGGTGCAGGGCGTTGAGGCCTGTATTGAGTACTATCGGCAGTTGGGCGAGCGCCGGGCCCAACTGGATTACGATATCGACGGTATCGTTTTTAAAGTAAACCGTCGGGATCTGCAGGAGGAGTTGGGCTTCGTGGCCCGGGCCCCGCGCTGGGCCATTGCCTACAAATTCCCCGCCCAGGAAGAGATGACCCGACTGCTCGACGTCGAGTTTCAGGTGGGGCGCACCGGCGCCGTGACCCCCGTGGCCCGGCTGGAACCGGTATTTGTGGGGGGCGTAACGGTATCCAATGCCACCCTGCACAACCGTGATGAAATCGAACGACTGGGCGTCAAGATCGGTGATACCGTCATCGTGCGGCGTGCCGGGGATGTGATTCCGCAAATCGTCTCCGTGGTGGCGGATCGCCGCCCCGACGATGCCCGTGACATCGAATTTCCGGATCACTGCCCGGTGTGCGGCTCACCCGTAGAGCGTGTGCCGGGCGAGGCCGTGGCCCGCTGCGACGGTGGTCTGATCTGCGCTGCCCAGCGCAAGGAGGCCATCAAGCATTTCGTTTCGCGCAAAGCACTGGATGTGGACGGTCTGGGCGACAAGCTCGTGGACCAACTGGTGGAAAAGGGTCTGGTGAACGCCGTGGCGGATCTCTACCATCTGACGCGGGAGGATCTGATCGGGCTGGAGCGCATGGGCGAAAAGTCCGCGGACAACCTGCTCAACGCACTGGAAGCCAGCAAGCAGACCACTCTGGCGAAATTTATCTACGCGCTGGGCATTCGCGAGGTGGGTGAGGCCACGGCCCGCAACCTGGCACAGTATTACGGCAGCCTGGACGCCCTGGCCGAAGCGGACGAGCAGCACCTGCAGCAGGTGGAAGATATCGGTCCGGTGGTTGCCCATTTTGTCGCCGAGTTTTTTGATCAGCCCCACAACCGGGACGCCGTGCAGGCGCTGCGCGATGCGGGGGTGCATTGGCCCGAGCAGGCGCCCATTGACCGGGATGCGTTGCCGCTGTCCGGGTTGACCTACGTCCTGACCGGCGCCCTGGAATCCCTGACCCGGGACGAAGCCAAGGAACGTCTGCAGGCATTGGGGGCCAAAGTCGCGGGCAGCGTATCGAAGAAAACCGACTATCTGGTGGCGGGCCCGGGCGCGGGCTCGAAACTGAAGAAAGCCGAGGAACTGGACGTGGACATAATGGACGAGGCCGGTTTGCTGGCGTTGTTGGCCAAGTGGGAGCAGACCTGA
- a CDS encoding transglycosylase SLT domain-containing protein: protein MRIPSLILVLVCAGLAGCASAPPKSSDNICDVFDEKRGWYKDARRAERRWGSDIPTLMAMMYQESTFRSKAKPPRTKILWVIPGPRKSSAFGYAQVKDETWKEYQRMSGNHWASRSHFADAIDFIGWYNTQSNKRVGIGKNDARNLYLAYHEGHGGYERRTYDQKAWLVGVAGKVETRAKRYREQLKSCERRFKGPWWWPLR from the coding sequence ATGAGAATTCCGAGCCTGATACTGGTGTTGGTATGCGCCGGGCTGGCGGGTTGTGCCTCGGCGCCCCCGAAGAGCAGTGACAATATCTGCGACGTCTTTGACGAAAAGCGCGGCTGGTATAAAGATGCCCGCCGGGCCGAGCGCCGCTGGGGCTCGGATATCCCCACATTGATGGCGATGATGTACCAGGAATCCACGTTCCGCTCCAAGGCCAAGCCGCCACGCACCAAAATTCTGTGGGTGATCCCCGGGCCGAGAAAAAGCAGCGCGTTCGGGTACGCCCAGGTCAAGGACGAAACCTGGAAAGAGTATCAACGGATGAGTGGCAATCACTGGGCCAGCCGAAGCCACTTTGCCGACGCCATTGATTTTATTGGTTGGTACAATACCCAGAGCAACAAGCGGGTGGGGATTGGCAAAAACGACGCCCGTAATCTTTACCTGGCCTACCACGAAGGCCACGGGGGTTATGAACGGCGGACCTATGACCAGAAAGCGTGGCTGGTGGGTGTCGCCGGGAAGGTCGAGACTCGGGCGAAGCGCTACCGGGAGCAGTTGAAGTCCTGCGAGCGGCGTTTCAAGGGCCCTTGGTGGTGGCCGTTGCGGTGA
- the hemB gene encoding porphobilinogen synthase, with the protein MTNDTHPEFRFRRLRRTGALRDMVRETRLEVSDLILPLFVEEGIDQPVEIGSMPGVVRYPEAQLADKVTSAWNKGIRAVLLFGVSRHKDPEGCDTWNPEGLMARMIRTVKTAQPDMCVISDNCFCEYTDHGHCGVVHGDDVDNDATLKNLQKQVVVAAQAGVDMIAPSGMQDGMIAAIRAALDASGYGHIPVMSYSTKFASAFYGPFRDAVDSNFKGTRASYQMDPANRREALAESLQDEDEGADILMVKPGIAYLDVLADIRAHSARPLAVYQVSGEYAMIKAGAAAGVIDERAVALESLLAFKRAGADLIITYFAETVADWLNES; encoded by the coding sequence ATGACCAACGATACTCATCCCGAATTTCGGTTTCGTCGGCTGCGGCGGACGGGCGCGCTGCGCGACATGGTTCGGGAGACCCGGCTTGAGGTCAGCGACCTGATATTGCCGCTGTTTGTCGAAGAAGGCATTGATCAACCCGTCGAGATCGGCAGCATGCCCGGCGTGGTGCGTTACCCCGAAGCGCAGCTCGCCGACAAAGTGACCAGCGCCTGGAACAAAGGTATTCGGGCCGTCCTGCTGTTCGGCGTGTCCCGGCATAAAGACCCCGAAGGCTGCGACACCTGGAACCCCGAAGGCCTGATGGCGCGCATGATCCGCACCGTCAAAACCGCCCAACCCGACATGTGCGTCATCAGCGACAACTGCTTCTGCGAGTATACCGATCACGGCCACTGCGGCGTGGTCCACGGAGACGATGTCGACAACGACGCGACCCTCAAAAACCTGCAGAAACAGGTCGTGGTGGCCGCCCAGGCCGGTGTCGACATGATCGCGCCCTCCGGCATGCAGGACGGCATGATCGCCGCCATCCGCGCCGCGCTGGATGCCTCCGGTTATGGCCATATTCCGGTCATGTCCTACTCCACCAAATTTGCCTCCGCCTTTTACGGCCCGTTCCGGGACGCCGTGGACAGCAACTTCAAGGGCACCCGCGCCAGTTACCAGATGGATCCCGCCAACCGCCGTGAGGCGCTGGCGGAATCCCTGCAGGACGAAGACGAAGGCGCCGATATTCTGATGGTCAAGCCGGGCATTGCCTATCTGGACGTGCTGGCCGACATCCGGGCCCACTCCGCCCGTCCTCTGGCGGTGTACCAGGTCAGTGGCGAGTACGCCATGATCAAGGCCGGTGCGGCGGCCGGTGTGATTGACGAGCGCGCGGTTGCGCTGGAAAGCCTGCTGGCGTTCAAACGCGCCGGCGCCGATCTGATCATTACCTATTTTGCCGAAACCGTGGCCGACTGGCTGAACGAATCCTGA
- a CDS encoding DUF3012 domain-containing protein — MKAIFALMGASVLMIVVGVLLILNQPEPQPEEPARDIGVIPAPAERDSEIPQIEVNAEPGTDTWCEQMMNVPNADWSREDSQTFADQCIYD, encoded by the coding sequence ATGAAAGCGATTTTTGCCCTGATGGGCGCCAGTGTCCTGATGATTGTGGTCGGCGTGCTGCTGATCCTGAACCAACCCGAGCCGCAGCCGGAAGAACCGGCTCGGGACATCGGAGTGATTCCCGCCCCGGCGGAGCGGGACTCTGAGATCCCGCAGATTGAAGTCAATGCCGAGCCGGGTACCGATACCTGGTGTGAACAGATGATGAATGTCCCCAACGCCGACTGGTCGCGGGAGGATTCCCAGACCTTCGCCGACCAGTGCATCTACGATTAA
- a CDS encoding Wadjet anti-phage system protein JetA family protein, with translation MFFTDERPHFFNPLTGKYREVVAECLRLLYQRLYTDLRDYGAGLNREGLLDIFKEAIARTPVLDSRDEPGDSEGRFKTQRELAGFIVNRLLEAGWLERRVDDANLQSSYGFSRMGRLFTQPFAANQHNDFRTRHRNTRNTRNSLQAFLDRGEVHDLLDAYEYSERIISDFTDVIAELEERKRQLVRDVEARQLVQQASDEFFDFMEKVFKPDLEVRLSADSVEKYRDQVARIITRIRRKRKYGEGDPETAEKDWRAVMELRLRALLPQRVVPGSSLLETLLQTIETRLKNACDVMLPALRKALNTFTQRADIIIRQLSYIHAQSGDGALELCQLLAAQPRERQDELLQRHGEDWSALHLRYIDPGQLVLRERRSRAPIRSDLDDDRPLDRDAQKQLYIQQALEQAFSLQGKDVRAYVQQALNDQGQVSSGALTAVSIPELLSLARATEVGAAANLSSEFGFRVRQDEAWLAESPRITEGDFFSRRDEYIIELTEEANEPSDR, from the coding sequence ATGTTCTTCACCGACGAACGTCCCCATTTCTTCAATCCGCTGACCGGTAAGTACCGTGAAGTGGTGGCGGAGTGCCTGCGTCTGTTGTACCAGCGGCTGTACACCGATCTGCGTGACTACGGAGCGGGACTGAACCGGGAAGGGCTGCTGGATATCTTCAAGGAAGCCATTGCCCGCACGCCGGTTCTGGACAGTCGTGACGAGCCCGGTGACAGTGAGGGGCGTTTCAAAACCCAGCGGGAACTGGCGGGCTTTATCGTCAATCGACTGCTCGAAGCCGGTTGGCTGGAGCGGCGGGTGGACGATGCCAACCTGCAGAGCAGTTACGGTTTCTCCCGTATGGGGCGGCTGTTTACCCAGCCCTTCGCCGCCAACCAGCACAATGATTTTCGCACCCGGCATCGCAACACCCGCAATACCCGAAACAGTCTTCAGGCTTTTCTGGACCGTGGCGAAGTGCACGATCTGTTGGACGCCTACGAATACTCCGAGCGGATCATCAGCGACTTCACCGATGTGATTGCCGAACTGGAAGAGCGTAAGCGGCAACTGGTCCGCGACGTGGAAGCCCGGCAACTGGTGCAGCAGGCCAGTGATGAATTTTTCGACTTCATGGAAAAAGTCTTCAAGCCCGATCTGGAAGTCCGGCTGTCCGCCGACAGCGTGGAAAAGTACCGTGACCAGGTGGCCCGGATCATCACCCGGATTCGACGCAAACGCAAATACGGCGAAGGTGATCCGGAGACCGCGGAAAAAGACTGGCGAGCGGTGATGGAACTGCGCCTGCGCGCTCTGCTACCCCAGCGGGTGGTGCCGGGCAGCTCACTGCTGGAGACCCTGCTCCAGACCATCGAAACGCGACTGAAGAACGCCTGCGATGTCATGTTGCCGGCGCTGCGCAAAGCTCTGAACACCTTCACCCAACGGGCCGACATCATCATTCGTCAGCTCAGCTACATTCACGCCCAGAGCGGGGATGGCGCCCTGGAACTGTGTCAGCTATTGGCCGCGCAACCTCGCGAGCGACAGGATGAACTCTTGCAGCGCCACGGAGAGGACTGGTCCGCACTGCACTTGCGCTATATCGATCCCGGTCAGCTGGTACTGCGTGAACGACGGTCCCGGGCTCCGATTCGCAGCGACCTGGACGATGATCGCCCTCTGGACCGCGACGCCCAGAAACAGCTGTACATTCAACAGGCGTTGGAGCAGGCCTTTTCCCTCCAGGGGAAAGATGTTCGAGCCTATGTCCAGCAGGCATTGAATGATCAAGGGCAGGTCAGTAGCGGCGCACTGACGGCGGTGAGTATACCGGAGCTGTTGAGCCTGGCGCGGGCCACGGAAGTGGGCGCGGCGGCCAATCTGTCGTCCGAGTTTGGCTTCCGGGTGCGACAGGATGAGGCCTGGTTGGCGGAGAGTCCGCGCATTACCGAGGGCGATTTCTTCTCTCGCCGCGACGAATACATTATTGAACTGACCGAGGAAGCCAATGAGCCCTCTGACCGATAG
- a CDS encoding DUF4194 domain-containing protein, translating into MSPLTDSLERALDTHNLTLKEWRELIQRLLDYGVLCRDDSQVEAELYDRFERIEALVDDYLSLMGVRLQHDTRFQFVRLIPPGARVPGLEDESDEPFNGGFRTRLNQAEIALVLILRAEYDKAVREGVIDEQGCATLSLEAVALASKNLLQRSLPEALAERRQLFRRLRQLRLIHYAQEADLEQTDSWVKVRPLIVNLVNNEWLDNLRQDIEAEAPTEDEAGEAEPEGASIFSGERT; encoded by the coding sequence ATGAGCCCTCTGACCGATAGCCTGGAACGGGCCCTCGACACCCACAACCTGACACTCAAGGAGTGGCGGGAATTGATTCAGCGACTGCTGGACTACGGCGTATTGTGTCGGGACGACAGTCAGGTGGAAGCTGAGTTGTACGATCGCTTTGAGCGTATTGAGGCGCTGGTGGATGACTACCTGAGCCTGATGGGGGTTCGTCTGCAACACGACACGCGCTTTCAGTTTGTCCGCCTGATTCCCCCCGGTGCGCGGGTACCGGGTCTCGAAGATGAAAGTGACGAGCCGTTCAACGGCGGCTTCCGCACACGACTGAATCAGGCGGAAATTGCGCTGGTGCTGATTTTGCGCGCGGAATATGACAAGGCGGTGCGCGAAGGCGTGATTGACGAGCAGGGCTGCGCGACGCTGTCCCTGGAAGCGGTGGCGCTGGCCAGCAAGAACCTTCTGCAACGCAGCCTGCCCGAAGCCCTGGCGGAGCGCCGTCAGTTGTTCCGCCGGTTACGTCAGTTGCGGCTGATTCATTACGCCCAGGAGGCGGATCTGGAACAGACGGACAGCTGGGTCAAGGTGCGGCCATTGATTGTGAACCTGGTGAACAATGAATGGCTGGATAACCTGAGGCAGGATATCGAAGCCGAAGCACCGACCGAGGATGAGGCCGGTGAAGCAGAACCGGAAGGTGCATCGATATTTTCCGGGGAGCGGACCTGA